Proteins found in one Acidobacteriota bacterium genomic segment:
- the rpsO gene encoding 30S ribosomal protein S15, which yields MALTKDRKTNLIEDFRQHESDTGSPEVQVAILSERITYLTEHFKTHAKDHHSRRGLLKLVGQRRRLLDYVKAKNTDRYAQLIKRLGIRK from the coding sequence GTGGCATTGACGAAGGACCGCAAGACCAATCTCATCGAAGACTTCCGCCAGCACGAGTCGGACACAGGTTCTCCCGAAGTGCAGGTGGCCATCCTCAGCGAGCGCATCACCTATCTCACCGAGCACTTCAAGACGCACGCCAAGGATCACCACTCGCGCCGCGGTCTGCTGAAGCTGGTGGGACAGCGTCGCCGCCTGCTGGACTACGTCAAGGCCAAGAACACCGACCGATACGCGCAGCTCATCAAGCGCCTCGGCATCCGCAAGTAG